A genomic window from Streptomyces sp. HUAS YS2 includes:
- a CDS encoding acyl-CoA dehydrogenase family protein — protein sequence MTDLLYSDTEDDLRAAVRALLTDRAGPDVLLGRIETGSPYVPGLWRALAADMGAAGLLVPEKLGGQGASHREAAVVLEELGRAVTPVPYLTSSVVATETLLAIEDPRERVTGLLADLAAGRTVAVLAVPLSAAPDARPATGGRVTGVADAAVADVLLVPRADGLYAVPAAEAVIEPQTPLDLTRPLAAVDADAASGVRLADRAAADTAIRRGLLAGAGLLASEQLGLAAWCLEETVRHTKERFQFNRPVGSFQALKHRMAQLWLEIVNARAAARAAADALATGSPDAPLTVAVAQAYCSKVAVHAAEECVQLHGGIGMTWEHPAHLALKRAKSDQIALGSAGSHRAVIAELAELPAPVPSP from the coding sequence ATGACGGACCTGCTGTACTCCGACACCGAGGACGACCTGAGGGCCGCGGTCCGCGCGCTGCTCACCGACCGGGCCGGGCCGGACGTGCTGCTCGGCCGGATCGAGACCGGCAGCCCGTACGTCCCCGGACTGTGGCGGGCCCTCGCCGCCGACATGGGCGCCGCCGGACTCCTCGTACCGGAGAAGCTGGGCGGCCAGGGTGCGAGCCACCGCGAGGCGGCCGTCGTCCTGGAGGAGCTGGGCCGCGCGGTGACCCCCGTCCCGTACCTGACCTCCTCCGTCGTCGCGACCGAGACGCTGCTCGCGATCGAGGACCCGCGCGAGCGGGTCACCGGGCTGCTCGCCGACCTGGCCGCCGGCCGGACCGTCGCGGTGCTCGCCGTCCCGCTGTCCGCCGCCCCGGACGCCCGGCCGGCGACCGGCGGCCGGGTCACCGGCGTCGCTGACGCCGCCGTCGCTGACGTCCTGCTCGTGCCGCGCGCCGACGGTCTGTACGCGGTCCCCGCCGCCGAGGCCGTGATCGAACCGCAGACCCCGCTGGACCTGACCCGCCCGCTGGCCGCCGTGGACGCCGACGCGGCGTCCGGGGTCCGGCTCGCGGACCGGGCGGCCGCCGACACGGCGATCCGGCGCGGACTGCTGGCCGGCGCCGGGCTGCTCGCCTCCGAACAGCTGGGCCTCGCCGCCTGGTGCCTGGAGGAGACCGTCCGGCACACCAAGGAGCGGTTCCAGTTCAACCGGCCGGTCGGCTCCTTCCAGGCGCTCAAGCACCGGATGGCGCAGCTCTGGCTGGAGATCGTGAACGCTCGGGCCGCCGCCCGGGCCGCCGCGGACGCGCTGGCCACCGGCAGCCCGGACGCCCCGCTCACGGTGGCCGTCGCCCAGGCGTACTGCTCGAAGGTCGCGGTGCATGCGGCCGAGGAGTGCGTCCAGCTGCACGGCGGCATCGGCATGACCTGGGAGCACCCGGCGCATCTGGCGCTCAAGCGGGCCAAGTCCGACCAGATCGCGCTCGGTTCCGCGGGCAGCCATCGGGCCGTGATCGCCGAGCTGGCGGAGCTGCCGGCGCCGGTGCCCTCGCCGTAA
- a CDS encoding acyl-CoA dehydrogenase family protein produces MIPAAPDATELIARARKLLAEHSPATTSRIDFLRARFDAGLAWVHYPVGLGGLGAPRALQAVVDAELTAAGAPDNDPRRIGIGLGMAAPTVLAYGSEDVKARFLRPLWTGEEVWCQLFSEPGAGSDLAALGTRAVRDEQSGDWIVDGQKVWTSSAHTARWAILIARTDPDLPKHRGITYFVCDMTDPGVEVRPLRQITGEAEFNEVFLTGVRIPDAHRLGEVGDGWRVAQTTLMNERVSIGGGRLPREGGMIGKAAATWRERPELRTHDLHQRLLDLWVDAEVARLTGERLRQQLVAGQPGPEGSAMKLGFARLNQLISGLEVELLGEEGLLYSDWTMVRPELVDFTGRDAGYRYLRAKGNSIEGGTTEVLLNIVAERVLGLPAEPRNDKDVPWKELAR; encoded by the coding sequence ATGATCCCTGCCGCGCCCGACGCCACCGAACTGATCGCCCGTGCCCGGAAGTTGCTCGCTGAGCACTCCCCGGCCACCACCTCGCGGATCGACTTCCTCCGAGCCCGCTTCGACGCCGGACTCGCGTGGGTGCACTACCCCGTGGGCCTCGGCGGCCTTGGCGCCCCGCGCGCGCTGCAGGCCGTCGTCGACGCCGAACTCACCGCCGCCGGCGCCCCCGACAACGACCCGCGCCGGATCGGCATCGGCCTCGGCATGGCCGCGCCGACCGTCCTCGCGTACGGCTCCGAGGACGTCAAGGCGCGGTTCCTCAGGCCGCTGTGGACCGGCGAGGAGGTGTGGTGCCAGCTGTTCAGCGAGCCCGGCGCCGGCTCCGACCTGGCCGCGCTCGGCACCCGCGCCGTACGGGACGAGCAGTCCGGCGACTGGATCGTCGACGGGCAGAAGGTGTGGACCTCCAGCGCGCACACCGCCCGCTGGGCGATCCTCATCGCCCGCACCGACCCGGACCTGCCCAAGCACCGCGGCATCACCTACTTCGTCTGCGACATGACCGACCCCGGCGTCGAGGTCCGGCCGCTGCGCCAGATCACCGGCGAGGCCGAGTTCAACGAGGTCTTCCTGACGGGCGTGCGGATCCCCGACGCACACCGCCTCGGCGAGGTCGGCGACGGCTGGCGGGTCGCCCAGACCACCTTGATGAACGAGCGGGTCTCCATCGGCGGCGGCCGCCTCCCGCGCGAGGGCGGCATGATCGGGAAGGCGGCGGCGACCTGGCGCGAGCGCCCCGAACTGCGCACCCACGACCTGCACCAGCGGCTGCTCGACCTCTGGGTGGACGCCGAGGTCGCCCGCCTCACCGGCGAACGGCTGCGCCAGCAGCTCGTCGCCGGCCAGCCGGGTCCCGAGGGCAGCGCCATGAAGCTCGGCTTCGCCCGGCTCAACCAGCTGATCAGCGGCCTGGAGGTGGAACTCCTCGGCGAGGAGGGCCTGTTGTACTCCGACTGGACGATGGTCCGACCGGAACTCGTCGACTTCACCGGGCGCGACGCCGGCTACCGCTATCTCCGCGCCAAGGGCAACTCGATCGAGGGCGGCACGACCGAGGTGCTCCTCAACATCGTGGCCGAGCGCGTGCTCGGCCTGCCCGCCGAGCCCCGCAACGACAAGGACGTCCCGTGGAAGGAGCTCGCGCGATGA
- a CDS encoding VWA domain-containing protein, producing the protein MTESMSEPITADLHDNRRQVLYWRLLARLFDPEEQPALETASLAVVEDIGLPSGLLAPQTSVDSIVQRHPELAAEIDGLMAPEPDADAARDRAAEVRRAALASKVLLNVFATGSGTVSAGQLARWQSDAGWLERALGENPGGGRRDPELAGIEAELVKRMHLREVLADPELAAKLTPSMSLIEQLLRDKSNLSGVALANAKALIRRYVEEVADVLRTQVEKSTVGEPDRSVPPKRVFRNLDLDRTIWKNLTNWSPEEERLYVDRLYYRHTARRTTPQRLVVVVDQSGSMVDSMVNCTILASIFAGLSKVDVHLIAYDTRAIDLTPWVNDPFEALLRTNLGGGNDGPVAMAMARPKITDPKDTVMVWISDFYEFDRSQPLFEGIEAVHRSGVKFIPVGSVTSSGRQEVNPWFRERFKALGTPVISGHIDKLVHELKKFLA; encoded by the coding sequence ATGACCGAGTCGATGAGCGAACCGATCACAGCCGATCTCCACGACAACCGTCGCCAGGTCCTCTACTGGCGGCTCCTCGCCCGGCTCTTCGACCCCGAGGAGCAGCCCGCGCTGGAGACCGCGAGCCTCGCCGTCGTCGAGGACATCGGCCTGCCGTCCGGGCTCCTCGCCCCGCAGACCTCGGTCGACTCCATCGTGCAGCGCCACCCTGAACTGGCCGCTGAGATCGACGGCCTGATGGCCCCCGAGCCCGACGCGGACGCCGCCCGCGACCGCGCGGCCGAGGTCCGCCGCGCCGCGCTCGCCTCCAAGGTGCTGCTCAACGTCTTCGCCACCGGCTCCGGCACGGTCAGCGCCGGGCAGCTGGCCCGCTGGCAGTCCGACGCCGGGTGGCTGGAGCGGGCGCTCGGCGAGAACCCCGGCGGCGGACGCCGCGACCCTGAACTCGCCGGCATCGAGGCCGAGCTGGTCAAGCGGATGCACCTGCGCGAGGTCCTGGCCGATCCCGAGCTCGCCGCCAAGCTCACGCCCAGCATGTCGCTGATCGAGCAGCTGCTCCGGGACAAGAGCAACCTCTCGGGCGTCGCCCTCGCCAACGCCAAGGCGCTGATCCGCCGCTACGTCGAGGAGGTCGCCGACGTCCTGCGCACCCAGGTCGAGAAGAGCACCGTCGGCGAACCGGACCGCTCCGTCCCACCGAAGCGGGTGTTCCGCAACCTCGACCTCGACCGCACGATCTGGAAGAACCTCACCAACTGGAGCCCGGAAGAGGAGCGGCTCTACGTCGACCGCCTCTACTACCGGCACACGGCCCGCCGTACGACGCCCCAGCGGCTCGTCGTGGTCGTGGACCAGTCCGGCTCGATGGTCGACTCCATGGTCAACTGCACCATCCTGGCGTCCATCTTCGCCGGGCTCTCGAAGGTCGACGTCCACCTCATCGCGTACGACACCCGTGCCATCGACCTCACGCCCTGGGTGAACGACCCGTTCGAGGCGCTGCTGCGCACGAACCTCGGCGGCGGCAACGACGGCCCCGTCGCGATGGCCATGGCCCGGCCGAAGATCACCGATCCCAAGGACACCGTGATGGTGTGGATCTCGGACTTCTACGAGTTCGACCGCTCGCAGCCGCTGTTCGAGGGCATCGAGGCCGTCCACCGCTCCGGCGTGAAGTTCATCCCGGTCGGCTCGGTGACCAGCTCCGGCCGCCAGGAGGTCAACCCCTGGTTCCGCGAGCGGTTCAAGGCGCTCGGCACCCCGGTGATCTCCGGCCACATCGACAAGCTCGTCCACGAACTCAAGAAGTTCCTGGCTTAG
- a CDS encoding ABC transporter substrate-binding protein: protein MTARSIRGTAAAVLAGTLALTAAACSNPGGSAAGSGGRQDSVVVGIAYEPESLSPLLGYGKDGNSKIFDGLLALDADMKLRPALAEALPRVSADGLTYTYRLRKGVTFSDGAPFTARDVVFTYRTVLDPKTNYASRAELDALEDVRAIGDDTVVLTLKYPYAPFAQRTVLGIVPEHIAGRQDVNTGPFTTRPVGTGPYVLAGWSRGEKISFRANPRYWGGEPAVKNFTMAIVKDDDVRATRLRSGDLDGAILPPNLAEGFAGDRTKKTYTARTYDYRTVTLPTHNKVAGDIAIRRALDIAVDRRAMVDSLLQGAGKPAFGPVPTDSEWFAKGTERPHDLAGARKILDEAGWKPGPDGIRVKNGVRAAFPLWYLSGDKLRQDHALAYASDAKKAGIEIRTQSGTWEVIEPRMKDDAVLAGGGAPGDPDFDQYPLLTSTLAGDGFNNMARYDNPVVDKALVDGRRTDDPVRRKAAYDTVQRELVKNPGYTFLTHVDHVYVIDDAWRGLTTQVEPHDHGLASGPWWNVEDWTPKSAEK from the coding sequence ATGACCGCCCGATCCATACGCGGCACGGCCGCCGCGGTGCTGGCCGGAACCCTGGCCCTGACCGCGGCGGCCTGCTCGAACCCGGGCGGGTCCGCCGCCGGTTCCGGCGGACGCCAGGACTCCGTGGTCGTCGGCATCGCGTACGAGCCCGAATCGCTCAGCCCGCTCCTCGGCTACGGCAAGGACGGCAACTCCAAGATCTTCGACGGGCTGCTCGCCCTCGACGCCGACATGAAGCTCCGGCCGGCGCTCGCCGAAGCCCTGCCGCGAGTGAGCGCCGACGGCCTCACGTACACGTACCGGCTCCGCAAGGGCGTCACCTTCAGCGACGGCGCGCCGTTCACGGCGAGGGACGTCGTCTTCACGTACAGGACGGTGCTCGACCCGAAGACCAACTACGCGTCGCGCGCCGAGCTGGACGCCCTCGAGGACGTCCGGGCGATCGGTGACGACACCGTCGTGCTCACCCTCAAGTACCCCTACGCGCCCTTCGCGCAGCGCACCGTCCTCGGCATCGTGCCCGAGCACATCGCGGGCCGGCAGGACGTCAACACCGGGCCGTTCACCACCAGGCCCGTCGGCACCGGCCCGTACGTCCTCGCCGGCTGGTCCAGGGGCGAGAAGATCAGCTTCAGGGCCAACCCCCGGTACTGGGGCGGCGAGCCCGCCGTGAAGAACTTCACCATGGCGATCGTCAAGGACGACGACGTGCGCGCCACCCGGCTGCGCTCCGGCGACCTCGACGGCGCGATCCTGCCGCCGAACCTCGCCGAGGGCTTCGCGGGCGACCGTACGAAGAAGACGTACACGGCCAGGACCTACGACTACCGCACCGTCACGCTGCCGACCCACAACAAGGTCGCCGGCGACATCGCGATCCGCCGTGCCCTGGACATCGCCGTCGACCGCCGGGCCATGGTCGACTCCCTCCTCCAGGGCGCCGGCAAGCCCGCCTTCGGGCCGGTCCCCACCGACAGCGAGTGGTTCGCCAAGGGCACCGAGCGGCCCCACGACCTCGCCGGAGCGCGGAAGATCCTCGACGAGGCGGGCTGGAAGCCCGGCCCGGACGGCATCCGCGTGAAGAACGGCGTGCGCGCCGCGTTCCCGCTCTGGTACCTCTCCGGCGACAAGCTCCGCCAGGACCACGCCCTCGCCTACGCCTCCGACGCCAAGAAGGCCGGCATCGAGATCAGGACCCAGTCCGGCACCTGGGAGGTCATCGAGCCGCGGATGAAGGACGACGCCGTCCTCGCCGGCGGCGGCGCCCCCGGCGACCCCGACTTCGACCAGTACCCGCTGCTCACCTCCACCCTCGCCGGCGACGGCTTCAACAACATGGCCCGGTACGACAACCCCGTCGTCGACAAGGCCCTCGTCGACGGGCGCCGGACCGACGACCCGGTGCGGCGGAAGGCCGCGTACGACACCGTCCAGCGCGAACTGGTCAAGAACCCCGGCTACACCTTCCTCACCCACGTCGACCACGTCTACGTCATCGACGACGCCTGGCGCGGCCTCACCACCCAGGTCGAGCCGCACGACCACGGCCTGGCCTCCGGCCCCTGGTGGAACGTCGAGGACTGGACCCCGAAGAGCGCCGAGAAGTGA
- a CDS encoding ABC transporter permease, whose protein sequence is MARMTGRRALFAVPVLGAVTFAVFAVAAASPFDPVKAYAGTAGLTASQENLDQLRANLGVDRPLLARWWDWLTSALAGDLGDSAVLRQPVADVIGERVGWSVLLAATAFLVAILLGTALGVLAARRPGGLLDRSVGSLAYTLEAAPAFWLGLLAIWFFSLKLGALPAGGLTDTASDTVTAGQVARHLVLPAGVLGLAQLPWFFLYVRQGVSDALAEDPVRGARARGLSERTVLLGHALRSGMLPMLTLVGSRVPELITGALLVETVFSWPGIAAATVQAAVSVDFALLAALTVIATAAVLAGNLLSDLLYGLADPRVGFDG, encoded by the coding sequence ATGGCGCGCATGACGGGACGGCGGGCCCTGTTCGCCGTCCCCGTCCTCGGCGCGGTCACCTTCGCCGTCTTCGCCGTCGCCGCCGCCTCGCCCTTCGATCCCGTCAAGGCGTACGCCGGCACCGCCGGACTCACCGCCTCCCAGGAGAACCTCGACCAGCTGCGCGCCAACCTCGGCGTCGACCGGCCGCTCCTCGCCCGCTGGTGGGACTGGCTCACCTCCGCCCTCGCGGGCGACCTCGGCGACTCGGCCGTGCTGCGCCAGCCCGTCGCCGACGTCATCGGCGAGCGCGTCGGCTGGTCCGTGCTCCTCGCCGCCACCGCCTTCCTCGTCGCGATCCTGCTCGGCACCGCCCTCGGCGTCCTCGCCGCGCGCCGCCCCGGCGGCCTCCTCGACCGGTCCGTCGGCTCCCTGGCCTACACCCTGGAGGCCGCGCCCGCGTTCTGGCTCGGCCTGCTCGCCATCTGGTTCTTCTCCCTCAAGCTCGGCGCGCTGCCGGCCGGCGGACTCACCGACACCGCGAGCGACACCGTCACCGCCGGCCAGGTCGCCCGTCACCTGGTCCTGCCCGCGGGCGTCCTCGGCCTCGCCCAACTGCCCTGGTTCTTCCTGTACGTCCGGCAGGGCGTCAGCGACGCGCTCGCCGAGGACCCCGTGCGTGGCGCCCGCGCCCGCGGCCTGTCCGAGCGGACCGTGCTCCTCGGGCACGCGCTGCGCTCCGGGATGCTCCCCATGCTGACCCTCGTCGGCTCCCGTGTGCCCGAACTGATCACCGGGGCGCTGCTCGTCGAGACCGTGTTCAGCTGGCCCGGGATCGCCGCCGCGACCGTCCAGGCCGCGGTCTCCGTCGACTTCGCGCTGCTCGCCGCGCTGACCGTCATCGCGACGGCCGCCGTGCTGGCCGGGAACCTGCTCTCCGACCTGTTGTACGGGCTCGCCGACCCGAGGGTGGGCTTCGATGGCTGA
- a CDS encoding ABC transporter permease, whose protein sequence is MADTHRHRARLWTSAGVVGAAVLAVVFVPLLVPLDEQAVDLARRLRPPSWQHPFGTDDVGRDLLLRCVHGLRVSLLVGVVAALVATVVGTAVGTAAGALGGWTDRIVMRIVDAFSSVPHLLLGIFVVAMFRPGVWPVIVSVALTHWLSTARIVRSEVLSLRARPFVDAAISGGASRWRVAVRHLLPGVLPQAGLAAVLMVPHAMWHESALSFLGLGLPSHRASLGGLVQSGRSSLLAGDWWPTLFPGLFLVVPTLAVAGLAGVWRDRLNPRRRSELML, encoded by the coding sequence ATGGCTGACACGCATCGGCACCGGGCGCGGCTGTGGACCTCCGCCGGCGTCGTCGGCGCGGCGGTCCTCGCCGTGGTGTTCGTACCCCTGCTCGTCCCGCTCGACGAACAGGCCGTCGACCTGGCCCGGCGGCTGCGACCGCCGTCCTGGCAGCACCCGTTCGGCACCGACGACGTGGGCCGCGACCTGCTGCTGCGCTGCGTCCACGGACTGCGCGTCTCGCTGCTCGTCGGCGTCGTCGCGGCACTCGTCGCGACCGTCGTCGGCACGGCCGTCGGCACCGCCGCAGGCGCGCTCGGCGGCTGGACCGACCGGATCGTCATGCGGATCGTCGACGCCTTCTCGTCCGTGCCGCACCTGCTGCTCGGGATCTTCGTGGTGGCCATGTTCCGGCCGGGAGTGTGGCCGGTGATCGTCTCCGTCGCCCTGACCCACTGGCTGTCCACCGCCCGGATCGTCCGCTCCGAGGTGCTGTCGCTGCGAGCCCGGCCGTTCGTCGACGCGGCGATCTCCGGCGGCGCGAGCCGGTGGCGGGTCGCCGTCCGGCACCTGTTGCCGGGCGTACTGCCGCAGGCCGGGCTCGCCGCCGTGCTGATGGTGCCGCACGCCATGTGGCACGAGTCCGCGCTGTCCTTCCTCGGCCTCGGCCTGCCCAGCCACCGCGCCAGCCTCGGCGGCCTGGTGCAGAGCGGGCGCTCCTCGCTGCTCGCCGGCGACTGGTGGCCCACCCTGTTCCCCGGACTGTTCCTGGTCGTACCCACGCTCGCCGTCGCCGGACTCGCCGGGGTCTGGCGCGACCGGCTCAACCCGCGCCGTCGATCGGAGCTGATGCTGTGA
- a CDS encoding ABC transporter ATP-binding protein, whose product MPGGRHVAAVTDADFDLAPGECLALVGESGCGKSVLASALLGLLPGNAEASGSALLDGVDLLAADERTLARTVRGRRVGLVPQSPAAHLTPVRTVRAQLEETVRALTTVRRGGRRAAAEAAVRRWGPRRRDGRVAAEAAVREPNFVPRPDRPAAAEAAAGRAAFPLDHLDRYPHELSGGLAQRAALALALVGGAPLLLADEPTTGLDRDLVDRTVDELRRHADDGRGLLLITHDLAAAERIADRVAVMYAGRIVETADARRFFGAPGPRHPYARGLLDALPDRAFTPVPGLPPELSALPDGCAFAPRCDRATDTCATRPALRAGVACHHAETTHA is encoded by the coding sequence ATGCCCGGCGGGCGGCACGTCGCCGCCGTCACCGACGCCGACTTCGACCTGGCGCCGGGGGAGTGCCTCGCCCTCGTCGGCGAGAGCGGCTGCGGCAAGTCCGTCCTCGCATCGGCTCTGCTCGGCCTGCTGCCGGGCAACGCCGAGGCGAGCGGGTCCGCGCTGCTCGACGGGGTCGACCTGCTCGCCGCCGACGAACGGACCCTGGCCCGCACGGTACGCGGGCGCCGCGTCGGCCTCGTCCCGCAGAGCCCGGCGGCGCACCTGACTCCCGTCCGGACGGTCCGGGCGCAACTGGAGGAGACCGTACGGGCGTTGACAACTGTACGGAGGGGCGGGCGCCGCGCGGCGGCGGAGGCGGCCGTACGGAGGTGGGGCCCGCGGCGGCGGGACGGGCGCGTGGCTGCAGAGGCGGCCGTGCGGGAGCCGAACTTCGTCCCGCGCCCGGACCGGCCCGCGGCAGCGGAGGCTGCCGCCGGGCGGGCGGCGTTTCCTCTCGACCATCTCGACCGGTATCCACACGAGTTGTCCGGTGGGCTCGCCCAACGGGCCGCGCTCGCGCTCGCCCTGGTCGGCGGCGCGCCGCTGCTGCTCGCCGACGAGCCGACGACCGGCCTCGACCGGGACCTGGTCGACCGCACCGTCGACGAACTGCGCCGGCACGCCGATGACGGCCGCGGGCTGCTCCTCATCACCCACGACCTCGCGGCGGCGGAACGGATCGCCGACCGGGTCGCGGTCATGTACGCCGGCCGGATCGTCGAAACAGCCGACGCGCGACGCTTCTTCGGCGCGCCCGGCCCCCGGCACCCGTACGCCCGCGGCCTCCTCGACGCCCTCCCGGACCGTGCGTTCACCCCCGTCCCCGGACTCCCGCCGGAACTGTCCGCCCTGCCCGACGGCTGTGCCTTCGCCCCGCGCTGCGACCGGGCCACCGACACCTGCGCCACCCGGCCCGCCCTGCGCGCGGGCGTGGCCTGCCACCACGCGGAGACGACCCATGCTTGA
- a CDS encoding ABC transporter ATP-binding protein, which translates to MLELDGVTAGHDRRTPVFRDVSLRIEAGEAVGLLGPSGCGKSTLARVAALLHRPYEGRVVLAGEEVRGWRHRAPRDLRTAVGVIFQQPRQAADPRLRLTDLIAEPLRATGRRTEAPARLAELTPAVGLTPDLLTRRPHEVSDGQLQRACLARALVLRPRLLICDEMTAMLDASTTAALVGAVESYRARTGAALLAVGHDRTLLTRWCDRTTDWGPAGPR; encoded by the coding sequence ATGCTTGAGCTGGACGGCGTGACCGCCGGCCACGACCGCCGGACGCCGGTCTTCCGGGACGTCTCGCTGCGGATCGAGGCCGGGGAGGCGGTCGGGCTCCTCGGCCCCAGCGGCTGCGGCAAGTCGACCCTGGCGAGGGTCGCGGCGCTGCTGCACCGCCCGTACGAGGGCCGGGTCGTGCTGGCCGGCGAGGAGGTACGCGGCTGGCGGCATCGCGCCCCGCGCGACCTGCGCACCGCCGTCGGCGTGATCTTCCAGCAGCCCCGTCAGGCCGCCGACCCCCGACTGCGCCTGACCGACCTGATCGCTGAACCGTTGCGTGCGACGGGCCGCCGCACGGAGGCGCCGGCGAGGCTCGCCGAGTTGACCCCGGCCGTCGGTCTCACGCCCGACCTCCTCACCCGCCGCCCCCACGAGGTGAGCGACGGCCAACTCCAACGCGCCTGCCTGGCCCGCGCCCTGGTACTCCGCCCCCGCCTGCTGATCTGCGACGAGATGACCGCGATGCTCGACGCCTCGACGACCGCCGCGCTCGTCGGCGCGGTCGAGTCCTACCGCGCCCGGACCGGCGCCGCCCTCCTGGCCGTGGGCCACGACCGCACCCTCCTGACCCGCTGGTGCGACCGTACGACGGACTGGGGCCCCGCGGGCCCGCGGTAG